In Pan troglodytes isolate AG18354 chromosome 20, NHGRI_mPanTro3-v2.0_pri, whole genome shotgun sequence, the genomic window ctacacacacgtacacaaagGTAATTACATCAGGAGACAGATATGTTCCTTTGCTTCATTGTAGTAATCATTTCGCTACATATACGTGCATCAAAACATCATGTATGtcttaaatacatataattaaaaacaacacaggccgggcgtagtggctcatgcctgtaatcccagcactttgggaggccaaggcaggtggataacgaggtcaggagatcaagaccatcctgggtaacacggtgaaaccctgtctctactaaaaatacaaaaaatagcgggtatggtggtgggcacctgtagtcccagctactttggaggcggaggcaggagaatggcatgaacctgggaggtggagcttgcagtgagctgagatagcgcccctgcactccagcctgagtgacagagcgagactctgtctcaaaacaaaacaatacaaaacaaaaaaacaaaaaaaaccccacacacctgggtgcagtggctcgcgcctctaatcgcagcactttgacaggccgtGAAAGGTGAattggttgaggccaggagttcgaggccagcctggccaacatgatgaaaccctgtttctactaaaaatgcaaaaattagccaggcatggtggtgggcacctgtaatctcagctacttgggaggctgaggtacatgaatcccttgaacctgggaggtggaggttgcagtgatctgagatcacgccactgcactccagccgcgGCGAGAGTGagaatttgtctcaaaacaaacaaacacccaacACCTGATAGATAAacagataaaaaaatacaatttctgcAGCCTTGGTCTCTGCAGTGACTACTCagttttttcttatgatttttcaCAATCTTTTCCTTGCGTAAATCCTCCTGGTTTGATTTTTGGGGATGCAGAGAAATACTGGCTATTTTGCCAATTTGGACCTGGGACTAGGAAGTTTAAGACACaattagggccgggtgcggtggctcacgcctgtaatcccagcactttgggaggccaaagcaggaggatcatgaggtcaggagctgagaccgtcctggctcacactgtgaaaccccgtctctactaaaaaatacaaaaaaaattagctgggcgtgatggtgggggcctgtagttccagctactcaggaggctgaggcaggagaatggcgtgaacccaggagacagaacttgcagtgagctgagatcgcgccactgcactccagcctgggcgacagagtgagactccgtctcaaattaaaaaaaaaaaaaaaaaaaagacacaattagCTTACAGATTTAATCATGTAGGGCAATTTCAAGGTACTGATGTCTCCCTCAGCACCTCAGCAAACTCCATTATACGGATGCAAATGATCCTGCCTGGGATCCAGACACCAGtccttttaaattttactgtGAAATTCAAATGAGCTGCAAAATCTGAGACcccctgaaatgacagaaatgtcCTCTTCTTGACTTAGAAATGAAGGActtagagttcttttttttttttttttttttttttttttttttttttttgaggtagaatctggctctgtcacccaggctggagtgcagtggtgtgatctcagctcactgcaaattccgcctcccggattcaagcaattctcctgcctcagcctctcgagtcaCTGttattacaggtgcacaccaccaagcctagctaacttttgtattttttttttttttttcgaaacagagtcttgctctgtcgtgcaggctggagtgcactggtacgatctcggctcactgcaacctctgcctccccgggttcaagcaattatgctgcctcagcctcctgagtagctgggattacaggcacccgccaccacgcccagcgaatttttgtatttttagtagagatgaggtttcaccatgttggccaggctggtcttaaactcctgacctcaagtgatccaaccaccacggcctcctaaagtgctaggattacaggcgtgagccaccacacccggcctaatttttgtgtttttagtagagatggggtttcaccaagttggccaggctggtcacaaactcctgacctcaaacgatctgtccgcctcggcctcccaaagtgctgggataacaggtgtaaaCCACCCTGCCCTGGCAGGACTTGgagttcttcaaaataataataacaataaattctgtttgggaggctgaggtgggcagatcacttgaggtcaggacaagaccagcctggccaacatgatgaaaccctgactctaccaagaatacaaaaattagctgggcgtggctgggcgcggtggctcatgcctgtaatcccagcactttgggaggctgaggcaggtggatcacctgaggtcgggagtttgagaccagcctggccgacatggtgatacctcgtctctactaaaaaaatatacaaacaatagccggatgtggtggcaggcgcctgtaatcccagctacttggaacttggaaggctgaggcaggagaattgcttgaacctgggaggtggaggttgcagtgagccgagatcatgtcattgcactccagcctgggcaacagagcaagactccgtctcaaaacaaacaaacaaacaaaaaaaaccaattaATTAAAATCATGGTAAACAGAAACTGAGATGTACAGTGACATGTAAAGGTCTCCTTCCTCATCCCATAAAACCCAATTTCTCACCACAAAACCATCCACTCCTTACACCTGTTGCCTTTCAAATACTTTTATTAAAGAACTGGGGGGGAAGGGAAAACTGTGACAATTCAGAGTAGGAATGAGGATGGGCATTAAAAGAAAGGGACCGAAAGCCCAGGACTGCGCTTCATCTACATGTCAGCATTTCTGCCCGCCTGGCCAGCCTGTCTGCCTGCAAGGCCTTGGCCAGTCTCTCCCTGGCTTTCTTCACCCTCCTGGCCTGTCTCCGGATATCTGCAGGAGTCACCAATTGGCCAGAGAGGGGCGGTGGGAGCTGACAACCCATTCCTGGGGTTGGCCCCCCTGCCACAGCTGGAAACTGCCCAGGGGTGGGCTCAAGCGGGCTGTGGACACGCTCAGCACCAGCTCTGTCCAGAGATTCACTGGCCGTCCCCGCTGCAAGGATACTTAAGACGCTCTCCAAATGCAGTGGACTTGAACCTTCTCCTTGGCTGCTGCAGGGCTGCAGGGCCTGCAGTCTCCGGTAGGCGCAGAGTTGCTGCGGCTTCTCCAGGTGCTCATCCCCTTTTCTGCGTCTGACCTGGTTGTCAGGATGA contains:
- the LOC129138044 gene encoding putative methyl-CpG-binding domain protein 3-like 3 is translated as MGVPAFTSFPSPPVLGKLKRNMMPWALQKKREIHMAKAHRRRAARSALPMRLTSCIFQRPVTRIRSHPDNQVRRRKGDEHLEKPQQLCAYRRLQALQPCSSQGEGSSPLHLESVLSILAAGTASESLDRAGAERVHSPLEPTPGQFPAVAGGPTPGMGCQLPPPLSGQLVTPADIRRQARRVKKARERLAKALQADRLARRAEMLTCR